Proteins from one Carassius auratus strain Wakin linkage group LG28B, ASM336829v1, whole genome shotgun sequence genomic window:
- the LOC113067622 gene encoding CREB-binding protein-like isoform X5: protein MADNLLDMGPSSAKRPKLNSPALSSSDTPDFVSLFDLENDLPDELIPNGDLGLISMPSNGDGGVGSRMGGTVPDAAAKHRQLSQLLQAGSGSGLAGNLSPQSGMGGQLGALGKSPMGQGSPGHQTQPPKPVGNPTGQGNNSPGMGLSAGFNPAMLNNNNQAHGLMGQNMAPQGQMMNGVMGPAGRGRAAPGMQYQGQAMQGAPGAGQGGSVLAETLTQGAPQMGSHNAINPQQAGNMNKMGLASANGPFGQQYAQGSVQQMSSAGLNAQIQNKAALPNSLQPTLKGASSVPNLLQQQVPSVGMVPGQGVSTGPTADPEKRKLIQQQLVLLLHAHKCQRREQANGDVRACALPHCRTMKNVLNHMTHCQAGKSCQVAHCASSRQIISHWKNCTRHDCPVCLPLKNASDKRNQQPMLSSPNTGMQAPLGPVGATQTPASSISSGTHIDPSSMQRAYAALGLPYGNQPGAQTQVAGQQTQQQQMRSMPGLGTNQMNMGGNGMNDQTNLHTDSSLPSSLNNQMMPDGSNMGGTGNLPTAAPLSMPGMKKPWHEHVTQDLRNHLVHKLVQAIFPTPDPAALKDRRMENLVAYARKVEGDMYESANSRDEYYHFLAEKIYKIQKELEEKRKSRLSKPQMGAQGPQQPGLPQPNTMGPGQAIRPPNGPVPMSNVPNQLMARMQVPQGMGQFNPVTMQNMQMSQSPVGAPRAASPMTHPPQMGMGNVPAMSMSPSRMQQVPAMMGGHVGNMVGQTQNQNQFMNQTFPPSGGGMNMNVNLAQQSGQTVPQQQQQNANLTLNPVGPLGTPSTLCSTPPPPSASTPSAAASLQTLQTQPSTPASVGGHVTPTHIPSGLPRPPSALGSSPAHSQPLTPLQPQPEPSLQMQQPTSVQAQQPRTPLSQMAASVDNRVPTPASVAETHSQQALPPDYSAAEHKTEHQEDEQEFESGKKQIDVKMEDDDVKPPQVKEQPESVESKQEPMETEEKKPEIKTEPKEEDVSSNAASGQSAQSRKKIFKPEELRQALMPTLEALYRQDPESLPFRQPVDPALLGIPDYFDIVKNPIDLSTIKRKLDTGQYQEPWQYVDDIWLMFNNAWLYNRKTSRVYKYCSKLSEVFEQEIDPVMQGLGYCCGRKYEFSPQTLCCYGKQLCTISRDGTYYSYQNRYHFCEKCFNEIQGDSVTLGDDPAQPQTMISKEQFEKKKNDMLDPEPFVECKDCGRKMHQICVLHYDVIWPTGFICDNCLKKSGKTRKENKFSAKRLQCTRLGSYIEDRVNKYLKRQNHPEAGEVFVRVVASSDKTVEVKPGMKSRFVDSGEMVESFPYRTKALFAFEEIDGVDVCFFGMHVQEYGSECPFPNTRRVYISYLDSIHFFKPRLLRTAVYHEILIGYLEYVKKLGYVTGHIWACPPSEGDDYIFHCHPPDQKIPKPKRLQEWYRKMLDKAFAERILHDYKDIFKQATEDRLTSAYELPYFEGDFWPNVLEESIKELEQEEEERKKEENTTSSEITEGTQADSKNAKKKNNKKTNKNKSSVSRASKKKPGMPNVANDLSQKLYATMEKHKEVFFVIHLHAGPLVNSLPPIMDPDPMLTCDLMDGRDAFLTLARDKHWEFSSLRRCKWSSMCMLVELHNQGQDRFVYTCNECKHHVETRWHCTVCEDFDLCINCYNAKGHEHQMVKWGLGLDDDSNNQGGEANKSPQESRRLSIQRCIQSLVHACQCRNANCSLPSCQKMKRVVQHTKGCKRKTNGGCPVCKQLIALCCYHAKHCQENKCPVPFCLNIKHKLRQQQIQQRLQQAQMMRRRMALMQGRGMPPSLPSPTTSGGPGTPNSQQLQQPNTPQTSQALANQPQQTHQNVAAMPQPFPNQPSTPGSQGKSGPQSSPLPQQQSPLPMQPQQQPQPSPQQQQALKVAKQIEMMTKAQQQQQQQQQQQQQQQQQGYRMSMNGMQINQPRMMTPMQMMAPRGPQMVQNMQPGQWPAGMQGSMQNPQAPLPQQVPPQPMAMAPQQSQVVQTPQQAQMMQRAMMQQQQQQQQPRQMQAVMPPQQAQPQTPQQQGMQRGVASSIAPGALQDLLRTLKSPSSPQQQQQVLNILKSNPHLMAAFIKQRTAKYQASQPQQQNPQAMLAGQPGMQNMAAMQTGPVQRAVMPPQQPQPAATQAVAALGPQGQMMNPAHNGNQQLFRRQLMRMQQQQQQQQQQGVMPPAQGRFPQPQGAPSYSQIRMQQQMAMQGGAGPMGQMPPMGQMGQPGMSMDAQQNMLQQRMLQQQQQQQQQQQQQQQQMLKQQMGSPAQAASMSPQPHMLAGQQQGAHLPGQAMANALGNQVRSPAPVQSPRPPSQQPPHSSPSPRMQPQPSPLHSGVSHPSLAGPMPGHMDQAHLCTPEQSAMLPQLNTPNRGGHPNDMSMVGDTSGDTLEKFVEGL, encoded by the exons ATGGGTCTTGCATCTGCTAACGGCCCATTCGGGCAGCAGTATGCACAGGGTTCGGTCCAGCAGATGTCCAGCGCTGGATTAAACGCTCAGATACAAAACAAGGCAGCTCTTCCCAACAGCCTCCAGCCCACCCTGAAGGGTGCTTCCAGCGTGCCAAATCTG CTGCAGCAGCAGGTGCCCTCGGTGGGCATGGTCCCGGGACAGGGGGTGTCGACGGGCCCCACGGCCGACCCGGAGAAGCGCAAACTGATCCAGCAGCAGCTGGTCCTGCTGCTTCACGCCCACAAGTGCCAGCGGCGAGAGCAGGCCAACGGTGACGTGCGCGCCTGCGCCCTGCCCCACTGCCGCACCATGAAGAACGTCCTCAACCACATGACCCACTGCCAGGCGGGGAAGTCCTGCCAAG TGGCTCACTGCGCCTCGTCTAGACAGATCATCTCGCACTGGAAGAACTGCACCCGGCACGACTGCCCCGTCTGTCTGCCCCTGAAAAACGCCAGCGACAAGAGAAACCAGCAGC CGATGCTGAGCTCTCCTAACACTGGCATGCAGGCTCCGCTGGGCCCTGTGGGTGCGACTCAGACTCCTGCGTCCTCCATCAGCAGCGGCACGCACATAGACCCCAGCTCTATGCAGCGGGCGTACGCTGCACTCGGCCTCCCGTACGGGAACCAGCCAGGTGCGCAGACGCAGGTCGCAGGACAGCAGACCCAGCAGCAGCAGATGCGCTCTATGCCTGGACTAG GCACTAACCAGATGAACATGGGTGGTAACGGTATGAATGATCAGACGAACCTTCACACTGATTCCTCTCTCCCCTCATCCCTCAACAA TCAGATGATGCCTGATGGGTCGAACATGGGCGGCACGGGGAACCTGCCCACAGCTGCGCCACTGTCAATGCCTGGCATGAAGAAGCCCTGGCACGAGCACGTCACTCAGGACTTGAGGAATCACCTAGTGCACAAGCT AGTTCAAGCCATATTCCCGACCCCAGACCCTGCAGCACTGAAGGACAGACGCATGGAGAACTTGGTCGCTTATGCACGTAAGGTGGAAGGGGACATGTACGAGTCTGCCAACAGCAGG GATGAGTATTACCACTTTCTGGCTGAGAAGATCTATAAGATCCAGAAGGAGCTGGAGGAGAAGAGAAAGTCCAGGCTGTCGAAGCCTCAAATGGGTGCTCAGGGTCCTCAGCAGCCTGGCCTTCCCCAGCCCAACACTATGGGACCTGGACAAGCCATCCGGCCTCCGA ATGGACCTGTTCCTATGTCCAATGTGCCAAACCAGTTGATGGCCCGGATGCAGGTCCCTCAAG GGATGGGCCAGTTCAACCCGGTGACCATGCAGAACATGCAGATGTCCCAGTCACCGGTGGGAGCTCCCCGGGCTGCGTCCCCTATGACCCACCCCCCTCAGATGGGCATGGGTAACGTTCCAGCG ATGAGCATGTCTCCCTCCAGGATGCAACAGGTACCAGCAATGATGGGAGGCCATGTTGGCAACATGGTGGGCCAGACGCAAAACCAGAACCAGTTCATGAACCAGACGTTTCCACCCTCAGGCGGGGGCATGAATATGAATGTAAACCTGGCTCAGCAGTCGGGACAGACTGTCCCACAG cagcagcagcagaacgcTAACCTGACCCTGAATCCTGTGGGCCCTCTGGGCACCCCGTCCACCCTGTGCTCCACCCCTCCTCCGCCCTCCGCCTCCACCCCGTCAGCTGCCGCTAGCCTACAGACACTCCAGACCCAGCCTTCCACGCCGGCCTCAGTCGGGGGCCACGTCACGCCCACTCACATCCCCAGCGGCTTGCCCCGCCCTCCCTCAGCCCTGGGCTCCTCCCCCGCCCACTCCCAGCCGCTCACGCCCCTGCAGCCCCAGCCCGAGCCCTCCCTGCAGATGCAGCAGCCCACCTCTGTGCAAGCACAGCAGCCCCGCACTCCG CTCTCTCAGATGGCCGCTAGCGTTGATAATAGAGTTCCTACGCCAGCATCCGTGGCCGAGACCCACTCCCAGCAAGCTTTGCCCCCCGACTACTCTGCTGCCGAACACAAAACCGAGCATCAAGAAGATGAGCAGGAGTTTGAATCTGGGAAAAAGCAGATTGATGTCAAGATGGAG GATGACGATGTCAAACCTCCTCAAGTAAAAGAGCAGCCAGAGTCTGTAGAATCTAAACAAGAACCGATGGAGACGGAGGAGAAGAAACCAGAGATAAAGACCGAGCCGAAAGAGGAGGACGTGTCCAGCAACGCAGCATCCGGTCAATCTGCCCAGTCGCGCAAGAAAA TTTTCAAGCCGGAGGAGCTCAGACAGGCACTGATGCCAACACTAGAAGCTCTGTATCGTCAAGACCCAGAATCCTTGCCCTTCCGCCAGCCGGTGGATCCCGCTCTACTGGGCATCCCG GACTACTTTGACATTGTAAAGAACCCAATCGATCTTTCCACCATCAAGAGGAAGCTGGACACGGGGCAGTACCAGGAGCCCTGGCAGTATGTTGACGACATCTGGCTGATGTTCAACAACGCCTGGCTCTACAACCGTAAAACATCTCGAGTGTACAAGTACTGCTCGAAGCTGTCCGAGGTGTTCGAGCAGGAAATTGACCCCGTCATGCAAGGTCTGGGATACTGCTGTGGGCGCAAG TACGAGTTTTCACCTCAGACGCTCTGCTGCTATGGCAAACAGCTCTGTACTATCTCCAGAGACGGCACATATTATAGCTACCAAAACAG GTATCACTTCTGCGAGAAGTGCTTCAACGAGATTCAGGGCGACAGTGTCACCCTGGGAGATGACCCAGCCCAGCCGCAGAC TATGATATCAAAGGAGCAGtttgagaagaagaaaaatgacATGTTGGACCCTGAGCC CTTTGTTGAATGTAAAGACTGTGGCCGGAAGATGCATCAGATCTGCGTACTACATTATGACGTCATTTGGCCAACAGG TTTCATCTGTGACAACTGCCTGAAGAAGTCAGGGAAAACAAGAAAGGAAAACAAGTTTTCTGCTAAAA GGCTACAGTGCACGAGACTGGGCTCGTACATCGAGGACAGAGTGAACAAGTACTTGAAGAGGCAGAATCACCCTGAGGCCGGAGAGGTGTTTGTGCGGGTGGTCGCCAGCTCTGATAAGACTGTGGAGGTCAAACCTGGGATGAAATCTAG GTTTGTTGACTCAGGAGAGATGGTAGAAAGCTTTCCCTACAGAACCAAAGCACTTTTTGCGTTTGAGGAGATTGACGGAGTGGATGTGTGTTTCTTCGGCATGCACGTCCAGGAATATGGATCTGAATGTCCCTTTCCTAACACCAG ACGGGTATACATATCATATCTTGACAGTATTCACTTCTTCAAGCCTCGATTGCTAAGAACTGCAGTTTACCATGAAATCCTCATTGGATATTTGGAGTATGTTAAGAAACTAGG GTATGTGACTGGTCATATCTGGGCCTGCCCACCTAGTGAAGGTGATGACTACATCTTCCACTGTCACCCTCCTGATCAGAAGATTCCCAAGCCTAAAAGACTGCAGGAGTGGTACCGCAAAATGCTGGACAAAGCCTTTGCAGAAAGAATCCTCCATGACTACAAG GACATATTTAAGCAGGCCACCGAGGACCGGCTCACAAGTGCCTATGAGCTGCCCTATTTTGAGGGTGATTTTTGGCCCAATGTTTTGGAGGAAAGCATCAAGGAGCTGGagcaagaggaggaggagaggaagaaagAGGAGAATACAACCTCCTCTGAGATAACAGAG GGAACCCAAGCTGACAGCAAGAACGCCAAAAAGAAGAACAATAAAAAGACCAACAAAAATAAGAGCAGTGTGAGCCGCGCAAGCAAAAAGAAGCCTGGGATGCCGAATGTAGCTAATGATCTGTCCCAGAAGCTATATGCAACAATGGAGAAGCACAAAGAG GTCTTCTTCGTGATCCACCTGCATGCTGGTCCACTGGTCAATAGCTTGCCTCCAATAATGGATCCAGACCCAATGCTGACCTGCGATCTGATGGATGGTCGTGATGCCTTCCTGACACTGGCCAGGGACAAACACTGGGAGTTCAGTTCCCTACGCCGCTGCAAATGGAGCAGTATGTGCATGCTGGTGGAGCTACACAATCAGGGCCAAGACAGATTTGTGTACACTTGCAACGAATGCAAGCACCACGTAGAGACACGCTGGCATTGCACCGTTTGTGAG GACTTTGATCTATGCATTAACTGCTACAACGCCAAGGGCCATGAGCACCAAATGGTGAAGTGGGGTTTGGGCCTGGACGACGACAGCAACAACCAGGGCGGTGAAGCCAACAAGAGCCCACAGGAGAGTCGACGCCTCAGCATCCAACGCTGCATCCAGTCACTGGTGCACGCCTGCCAGTGCCGCAATGCCAACTGCTCTCTGCCATCTTGTCAGAAGATGAAGAGAGTGGTGCAACACACCAAGGGCTGCAAGCGCAAGACCAACGGAGGCTGCCCCGTTTGCAAGCAACTCATTGCGTTGTGCTGCTACCATGCCAAGCACTGCCAGGAAAACAAGTGTCCCGTGCCCTTCTGTCTCAATATCAAGCACAAGCTGCGGCAACAGCAGATTCAGCAGCGGCTGCAGCAGGCGCAGATGATGCGCCGGCGCATGGCACTCATGCAGGGCAGAGGAATGCCACCCAGTCTGCCCTCCCCAACTACCTCAGGAGGTCCGGGGACGCCCAACTCTCAGCAGCTGCAGCAGCCTAATACGCCTCAGACCTCGCAGGCATTAGCCAACCAGCCCCAGCAGACGCATCAGAATGTGGCTGCAATGCCGCAACCATTCCCCAACCAACCATCTACGCCCGGGTCGCAGGGTAAGTCAGGGCCGCAGTCCTCTCCCCTGCCCCAGCAGCAGTCTCCCCTGCCCATGCAGCCTCAACAGCAGCCGCAGCCCTCTCCACAGCAGCAGCAGGCTTTGAAGGTTGCAAAACAAATAGAGATGATGACCAAagctcagcagcagcagcagcaacaacagcaacaacaacagcagcagcagcagcaaggctACAGGATGAGTATGAATGGCATGCAGATCAACCAGCCTCGCATGATGACTCCCATGCAGATGATGGCCCCTCGTGGCCCTCAGATGGTTCAGAACATGCAGCCTGGCCAGTGGCCAGCTGGGATGCAAGGGTCCATGCAGAATCCGCAGGCACCTCTGCCGCAGCAAGTGCCACCGCAGCCAATGGCCATGGCACCGCAGCAGTCTCAGGTAGTACAGACACCTCAACAGGCGCAGATGATGCAGCGCGCCATgatgcagcagcaacagcagcagcagcagcctcgGCAGATGCAGGCTGTCATGCCTCCCCAGCAGGCACAACCACAGACCCCGCAACAACAAGGCATGCAAAGAGGGGTGGCCAGCAGCATCGCTCCAGGAGCACTGCAGGACCTGCTGCGCACATTAAAATCTCCAAGTTCccctcagcagcagcagcaggtccTCAACATCCTCAAATCGAACCCACATCTCATGGCGGCGTTTATCAAACAGCGAACGGCGAAGTACCAAGCCAGCCAACCGCAGCAGCAGAACCCGCAGGCCATGCTCGCAGGTCAGCCGGGAATGCAGAACATGGCTGCGATGCAAACTGGCCCCGTGCAGAGAGCCGTCATGCCGCCGCAGCAGCCCCAGCCAGCTGCAACCCAAGCCGTGGCTGCCCTCGGACCCCAGGGACAAATGATGAACCCTGCACACAACGGAAACCAGCAGCTGTTCCGCAGGCAACTAATGCGcatgcagcagcaacagcagcagcaacaacaacagggAGTGATGCCTCCAGCACAAGGGAGATTTCCGCAACCTCAAGGTGCGCCCAGTTACTCGCAAATTCGCATGCAGCAGCAGATGGCCATGCAGGGAGGCGCCGGGCCCATGGGTCAGATGCCGCCCATGGGTCAGATGGGCCAGCCTGGAATGAGCATGGATGCCCAGCAGAACATGCTGCAACAGCGCAtgcttcagcagcagcagcagcagcagcaacaacaacaacagcagcagcaacagatgCTGAAGCAGCAAATGGGATCGCCGGCTCAGGCTGCTTCCATGAGTCCCCAACCCCACATGCTTGCAGGACAACAGCAGGGAGCTCACTTACCCGGACAGGCCATGGCCAATGCACTGGGCAACCAAGTGAGGTCACCTGCACCCGTGCAATCGCCCCGCCCCCCGTCCCAACAGCCGCCACATTCCAGCCCATCCCCGCGCATGCAGCCCCAGCCCTCGCCCCTGCACTCCGGCGTGTCCCACCCCAGCCTGGCGGGACCCATGCCGGGCCACATGGACCAGGCTCACCTGTGCACACCCGAACAGAGTGCAATGCTTCCGCAACTGAACACGCCAAACCGTGGAGGGCACCCCAATGACATGAGTATGGTTGGGGACACATCGGGAGACACGTTAGAGAAGTTTGTCGAGGGATTGTAG